In the genome of Massilibacillus massiliensis, one region contains:
- the fmt gene encoding methionyl-tRNA formyltransferase, translated as MSRLRVIFMGTPEFSVPSLEKLSQNYDVIAVVTQPDRPRGRGHKLAESPVKQAALKLGLKVYQPERIKTPEFENILANLHPDLIVVVAFGQILSKRILTTPPLGCINVHASLLPRYRGAAPIHWAIVNGEKVSGVTTMFMDIGLDTGDMILKKEVEISKEMTTGELHDRLMTLGADLLIETIESIQFKTDIRIKQDDTKSNYAPLLTKKIEQINWSLSAERIHDLIRGLNPWPGAFCLFDDKVFKIWKTKIYNSEKISITKQAPGTIIEFTKNGFIVITGTGLLEVLEIQPAGKRRMLAKDYVCGHGLKIGDKFDDVGV; from the coding sequence ATGTCTAGGTTAAGAGTTATTTTCATGGGAACACCAGAGTTTTCAGTTCCTTCGTTAGAGAAATTAAGTCAAAATTATGATGTTATTGCAGTTGTCACGCAACCTGATCGACCAAGGGGAAGGGGGCATAAGCTGGCAGAATCTCCCGTAAAGCAAGCCGCACTAAAATTGGGTTTAAAAGTTTATCAACCGGAAAGAATTAAAACACCAGAATTTGAAAATATCCTAGCTAATTTGCACCCGGATTTAATTGTCGTTGTCGCATTCGGTCAAATTTTATCTAAACGAATTTTAACAACGCCACCACTAGGCTGTATAAATGTACATGCTTCTTTATTACCTCGATATCGAGGAGCAGCACCCATTCACTGGGCAATTGTAAATGGAGAAAAAGTAAGCGGTGTTACGACGATGTTTATGGATATTGGGCTAGATACGGGTGATATGATATTAAAAAAAGAAGTAGAAATTTCAAAAGAGATGACCACTGGAGAATTGCACGATAGGTTGATGACCTTAGGCGCAGACCTTCTAATAGAAACGATAGAGTCAATACAGTTTAAAACTGACATTAGAATAAAACAAGATGATACAAAATCTAATTATGCACCTTTATTAACAAAGAAGATAGAACAGATTAACTGGTCATTATCCGCAGAAAGAATACATGATTTAATCCGCGGGTTAAATCCTTGGCCGGGGGCATTCTGCTTATTCGACGATAAAGTCTTTAAAATTTGGAAAACTAAAATATATAATTCTGAAAAAATAAGTATCACAAAGCAAGCACCGGGCACGATTATTGAATTCACTAAGAATGGGTTTATCGTTATAACTGGAACAGGATTACTAGAGGTTTTAGAAATACAGCCTGCCGGAAAACGAAGAATGCTTGCAAAAGATTATGTTTGTGGTCATGGCTTAAAAATCGGCGACAAGTTCGACGACGTGGGAGTATAA
- the def gene encoding peptide deformylase, with product MAILEIKKAGDKILKEICKPVEKIDRNIRKLLDDMAETMYKANGVGLAAPQVGIPLRIVVIDIGDGLIELINPVMIKFEGRERDTEGCLSIPDMYGEVERYSKVVVEALNRRGKKQRFSGEGLLARAFQHEIDHLDGILFIDRADTIQRSN from the coding sequence ATGGCAATTTTAGAAATAAAAAAAGCTGGTGATAAAATTTTAAAAGAAATTTGTAAACCAGTAGAAAAAATTGATCGCAATATAAGAAAACTTTTAGATGACATGGCAGAAACAATGTATAAAGCAAACGGAGTAGGTTTGGCTGCCCCCCAAGTAGGAATTCCTCTAAGAATAGTTGTAATTGATATAGGTGATGGATTGATTGAACTAATTAATCCTGTAATGATAAAATTTGAAGGGCGAGAAAGGGATACTGAAGGATGTTTAAGTATTCCTGATATGTATGGTGAAGTCGAACGATACAGTAAAGTTGTCGTAGAAGCTTTAAATCGCCGCGGGAAGAAGCAACGTTTTTCTGGTGAAGGTTTATTAGCACGTGCTTTTCAACATGAAATCGATCATTTAGATGGTATTTTATTTATTGATCGAGCTGACACCATTCAAAGGAGTAATTAA
- a CDS encoding FHA domain-containing protein — MPSVMTIVDVLSIILQYGFILFIYYFIYKVVYLLYKDLNPNRIKNEEENSYAKLILIDLDDPTKEKQIFSFVDIITIGRNNENDIIINDQYVSHYHAQIKRIDSNYILEDLDSINHTYLNNESIVRNEVLKSGDIIKIGLVTFRFER, encoded by the coding sequence GTGCCGTCTGTAATGACCATTGTTGATGTTTTAAGTATAATATTACAGTATGGATTCATTCTATTTATATACTATTTTATTTATAAAGTAGTATATCTACTTTATAAAGATTTGAATCCTAATAGAATAAAGAATGAAGAAGAAAACTCTTATGCAAAATTAATCTTAATAGATCTTGATGATCCTACAAAAGAAAAACAGATATTTTCTTTTGTAGATATTATAACAATAGGCAGAAACAATGAAAATGATATAATCATAAACGACCAATATGTTTCACACTATCACGCGCAAATAAAAAGAATAGATAGTAATTATATATTGGAAGACTTAGACAGTATTAATCATACATATTTGAATAATGAATCGATAGTAAGAAACGAAGTTTTAAAATCTGGTGATATAATCAAGATTGGTTTAGTCACTTTTAGATTTGAGAGGTGA
- a CDS encoding FtsW/RodA/SpoVE family cell cycle protein — protein sequence MSNLRENELQLLIIACFIFLFGISIVQLQNLNNLKLFILVEELGFIIACFIIQKLLRVYFPNSDPFLFPSVITLISIGLTMIYRLKPLLFQQQLKWIFIGLFIFSISAFIFRKIHLIFHYKYIIGLIGIGLLLLSILLGTDINGSRSWIIMGPIRFQPSEFAKIFIIIFLATYLIENKVVLGLKNNKFGPIVLPSFRFIAPFITIWSLAMLMFLLQKDLGSALLFFGIAILMTYMANNNLSYIFIAGSFFVIGSTLSYFLFDHVKVRVNIWNNPWADPNGQAYQIVQSLFAITSGGILGTGITYGHPEFIPEVHTDFIFSAIAEELGFVGAIFIILLYVLIIYRGFKISLMCKNEINALIAAGISVSIALQIFIIIAGVTKFLPLTGITLPFLSYGGSSMVSSFIMVGLLFALSEKRNNIA from the coding sequence ATGAGTAACTTACGTGAAAATGAACTACAATTACTTATCATTGCCTGTTTTATATTCTTATTTGGAATTAGTATTGTTCAGTTACAAAATTTAAATAATCTTAAATTATTCATTTTAGTGGAAGAACTAGGTTTTATAATAGCTTGTTTTATAATCCAAAAACTTCTTAGAGTATATTTCCCCAATAGTGATCCATTTTTATTTCCATCGGTAATAACCTTGATTAGTATTGGATTAACAATGATTTATCGTTTAAAACCTTTGTTATTTCAGCAACAATTAAAATGGATATTTATTGGTTTATTTATTTTTTCAATATCCGCATTTATTTTCCGTAAAATACATTTAATTTTTCACTACAAATATATTATTGGTTTAATCGGTATTGGTCTATTGCTTTTATCTATTCTTCTAGGAACCGATATTAACGGAAGTCGTAGCTGGATTATTATGGGGCCCATTAGATTTCAGCCTTCTGAATTTGCTAAAATTTTTATTATTATTTTTTTAGCTACATATTTAATAGAAAATAAAGTTGTTTTAGGTCTTAAAAATAATAAGTTTGGGCCTATTGTTTTACCTTCTTTTAGATTTATTGCTCCATTTATTACAATATGGAGTTTAGCAATGTTGATGTTTTTATTACAAAAAGATTTAGGATCAGCTTTATTATTTTTTGGAATTGCTATTTTAATGACCTATATGGCAAATAATAATTTAAGTTATATTTTTATTGCCGGTTCTTTCTTTGTCATTGGCTCTACATTAAGTTACTTCCTTTTTGATCACGTCAAAGTAAGAGTTAATATTTGGAACAATCCTTGGGCTGATCCAAATGGACAGGCATATCAAATCGTACAATCTTTATTTGCCATAACCTCAGGAGGAATTTTAGGAACTGGTATCACTTACGGTCATCCCGAATTTATTCCGGAAGTCCATACAGATTTTATTTTTTCAGCAATTGCAGAAGAATTAGGATTTGTCGGTGCTATATTTATAATCTTACTTTACGTACTCATTATTTATCGAGGTTTTAAAATTTCACTTATGTGTAAAAATGAGATAAATGCACTTATCGCTGCAGGAATATCAGTAAGCATTGCTTTACAAATATTTATAATCATTGCTGGCGTGACAAAATTTTTGCCTTTAACTGGTATTACATTACCTTTTTTAAGCTATGGCGGCAGCTCTATGGTCAGTAGTTTTATTATGGTTGGATTGTTATTTGCTTTATCAGAAAAGAGGAATAACATTGCATAA
- the rsmB gene encoding 16S rRNA (cytosine(967)-C(5))-methyltransferase RsmB, protein MNARQIALKIINDVNHNAAYANISLTRELSKYTVSETDRRFITELVYGTIKAGATLDWIISKYINRSLSKVSPIILDILRMGVYQIYFMTKVPDSAACNESVKISKKYGHAGTIKFVNGVLRNMIRMPEKAKYPTLEQNPIQNLALQYFHPEWLVKRWITRFGIEETEELCAFNNTNALLSMRTNTLKVTRDELMQILIREGLQVKSSLLVPEGILCTKHPAIHTLKSLQNGLFQIQDESSMLVAHILDPKPGEFIIDTCSAPGGKTTHIAALMKNKGKILATDIYEHKLLKIEENAKRLGINIIETKLLDAMKIGELYKQKADRVLVDAPCSGLGVLRKKPDSRWKKTEYLLHELPILQMQILNSAAEAVKIGGTLIYSTCTIEKEENQDIVHRFLSSRTDFELEDSNLFLPNNLEIKQPNLMIQLWPHIDKVDGFFIARMKRIK, encoded by the coding sequence ATGAATGCAAGACAAATTGCATTAAAAATTATTAATGATGTAAATCATAACGCTGCCTATGCAAATATATCTTTAACACGAGAATTAAGTAAATATACGGTCTCTGAAACTGATAGGCGGTTTATAACTGAATTGGTATATGGAACAATAAAAGCTGGAGCAACTTTAGACTGGATTATAAGTAAATATATTAATCGGTCATTGTCAAAAGTCTCTCCCATCATCTTAGACATATTGCGTATGGGCGTTTATCAAATTTACTTTATGACAAAAGTTCCAGATTCTGCGGCTTGTAATGAATCTGTTAAAATTTCAAAAAAATATGGACATGCTGGGACGATTAAATTTGTAAATGGTGTACTTAGAAATATGATTCGAATGCCTGAAAAAGCAAAATATCCTACACTAGAGCAAAATCCAATTCAAAATTTAGCCTTACAATACTTTCATCCGGAATGGTTGGTCAAAAGATGGATAACCCGATTCGGTATTGAAGAAACAGAGGAGCTTTGTGCGTTTAATAACACAAATGCGCTTTTATCTATGCGTACAAATACATTAAAAGTTACACGTGATGAACTAATGCAAATTTTAATACGCGAAGGTCTTCAAGTGAAGTCTTCGTTGCTGGTTCCAGAAGGAATATTATGTACAAAACATCCGGCAATTCATACCTTAAAATCATTGCAAAATGGTTTATTTCAAATACAAGATGAAAGTTCTATGCTGGTTGCTCATATTTTGGATCCTAAGCCAGGAGAATTTATTATTGATACCTGCAGTGCGCCAGGTGGAAAAACGACGCATATTGCAGCTTTAATGAAAAACAAAGGGAAAATACTAGCAACTGATATATATGAACACAAATTATTGAAAATTGAAGAAAATGCAAAACGATTGGGCATCAATATTATTGAGACCAAATTACTAGATGCAATGAAAATTGGTGAATTATATAAACAAAAAGCTGATCGAGTATTGGTTGATGCACCTTGTTCAGGGCTTGGCGTCTTAAGAAAAAAACCAGATTCTCGGTGGAAAAAAACTGAATATTTATTGCATGAACTACCAATTTTACAAATGCAAATATTAAATAGTGCTGCGGAAGCTGTAAAAATAGGGGGAACTTTAATATATAGCACTTGTACAATTGAAAAAGAAGAAAATCAAGATATTGTTCATCGATTTTTATCTAGCAGAACAGATTTTGAACTGGAAGATTCAAATCTTTTTTTGCCAAATAACTTAGAAATAAAGCAGCCAAATTTGATGATTCAGCTTTGGCCACATATTGATAAAGTAGATGGATTTTTTATTGCCAGAATGAAACGAATTAAGTAG
- the priA gene encoding primosomal protein N': MHKVAKVFVNIPIKSIVKPYSYTIPAELSFITLGWRVLVSFGNRKVEGFIYDIIEQEDTTELKSILSVVDQEPWFNENMIKLAKWMSDYYLCSISETMRLFMPGKSGLKISSIYKTMAGEENNHYLDTTYKEIYRYILKNQPVTDKKISKIFPTFNTNKILKYLINNKFIYKDNEIQKKFIEKKEKVVALNCAIHDYEKIFILLKNKPSQLKLFKFLIENNICSIKNLKMNKFSHSTVKALADANLIKFDYRQILRNSYDSYEQVQQHIILTPEQQSAIKSIFEYIELEKQRVFLLHGITGSGKTQIYIESVMKIREKGKTAIILVPEIALTDQIVQRFKEIFDDDVIVIHSNLSINERNDAIKKLKNGDAGIVIGARSAIFSPIDNLGIIILDEEHDYSYKQDESPRYHTRDVAIELSKIHQAVLMLGSATPSIESYHLALTNQYQLLQLKKRIENSELPIVKAIDMREELRLGRKNVISNELKALILQTISKKEQLIILLNRRGFSTFILCRECGYVIACKNCTLPMVYHKNGKLQCHFCDSTENVPDTCPKCGSRYIKYFGTGTERLEYELNKVFPDVRIARMDRDTMTKKMAHSKLLHDFSNNKYDILLGTQMVAKGHDIKNVTGVGIISADASLNLPDFRAAEKCFSLITQAAGRAGRGNLTGRVIVQTYNPEHYAVLAAIQHDYLAFFEQEIMLRKQLFYPPYSKLIKLIVQSKNEKSALEQATLIVKNLMRDTPNADDQILGPFPPTIAKLKDFYRFNIFIKTTHEEVLKKILIKYDIHIQDNIIIDVNPVNVM, encoded by the coding sequence ATGCATAAAGTTGCCAAAGTATTCGTAAACATTCCGATAAAAAGTATAGTAAAGCCTTATTCATATACTATCCCTGCAGAACTTAGTTTCATTACGCTTGGCTGGAGGGTATTAGTTTCTTTTGGTAACAGAAAAGTAGAAGGATTTATTTATGACATCATAGAACAAGAAGATACTACGGAGTTGAAAAGTATACTCTCTGTCGTCGACCAAGAGCCTTGGTTTAATGAAAACATGATTAAACTCGCAAAATGGATGTCTGATTATTATCTTTGTTCAATAAGTGAGACAATGCGTTTATTTATGCCAGGCAAAAGCGGTTTAAAAATCTCATCTATATATAAAACGATGGCAGGAGAAGAAAACAATCACTATTTAGATACAACTTATAAAGAAATCTATCGTTATATTTTGAAAAATCAACCTGTCACGGATAAAAAAATAAGCAAAATATTTCCGACCTTTAATACAAATAAAATATTAAAATATCTTATAAATAATAAGTTTATTTATAAAGATAATGAAATACAAAAGAAATTTATTGAAAAAAAAGAAAAAGTTGTAGCGTTAAATTGTGCGATTCATGATTATGAAAAAATTTTTATATTACTAAAAAATAAACCTTCACAGCTAAAATTATTTAAATTTTTAATTGAAAATAATATCTGTTCAATAAAAAATCTAAAAATGAATAAATTTAGCCACTCTACAGTAAAAGCACTAGCCGATGCCAATCTTATAAAATTTGATTATCGACAAATTTTACGAAACAGTTACGATTCTTACGAACAGGTACAACAGCACATCATTTTAACTCCGGAACAACAAAGTGCTATAAAATCAATTTTTGAATATATAGAGCTAGAAAAACAAAGAGTCTTTTTATTACATGGGATAACTGGAAGCGGAAAAACACAGATTTATATTGAGTCTGTAATGAAGATAAGAGAAAAAGGAAAAACGGCAATTATTTTAGTTCCAGAAATCGCACTAACAGACCAAATTGTTCAACGTTTCAAAGAAATTTTTGATGATGATGTCATTGTAATTCATAGTAATTTATCTATAAATGAAAGAAATGATGCAATAAAAAAATTGAAAAACGGAGACGCAGGAATTGTAATTGGCGCACGATCAGCAATTTTTTCACCTATTGATAATTTAGGCATTATAATACTTGATGAGGAACATGATTATTCATATAAACAAGATGAATCGCCGAGATATCATACAAGGGATGTTGCTATAGAATTATCTAAAATTCATCAAGCCGTATTAATGCTGGGTAGCGCAACACCATCAATAGAAAGTTATCATTTAGCATTGACCAATCAGTATCAATTACTTCAATTGAAAAAGCGTATAGAAAACTCGGAATTGCCTATTGTGAAAGCGATTGATATGAGGGAAGAATTAAGACTTGGACGCAAAAATGTCATTTCAAACGAATTAAAAGCATTAATTCTCCAAACCATATCAAAAAAGGAGCAGTTGATCATTCTGCTAAATAGACGTGGATTTTCAACCTTTATTTTATGTCGAGAATGCGGATATGTGATTGCTTGTAAAAACTGTACGCTTCCTATGGTGTATCATAAAAATGGTAAGTTACAATGCCATTTCTGTGATAGTACGGAAAATGTACCTGATACGTGTCCTAAATGCGGCAGTCGCTACATTAAATACTTTGGGACTGGAACAGAGAGGTTAGAATATGAGCTTAACAAAGTTTTCCCTGACGTACGTATTGCTCGAATGGATAGAGATACAATGACGAAAAAAATGGCGCATTCTAAACTGCTTCATGATTTTTCAAATAATAAATATGATATTTTACTTGGTACACAAATGGTTGCAAAAGGACATGATATAAAGAATGTTACTGGAGTAGGTATTATTAGTGCTGATGCAAGTTTAAATTTGCCAGATTTTCGAGCTGCTGAAAAATGTTTTTCATTGATCACACAGGCGGCTGGTCGTGCTGGAAGAGGAAATTTAACCGGAAGAGTAATCGTCCAAACTTACAATCCAGAACATTATGCTGTTCTTGCTGCAATACAGCATGATTATCTTGCTTTTTTTGAACAAGAAATCATGCTGCGAAAACAATTATTTTATCCTCCCTATAGCAAATTAATTAAACTAATTGTACAAAGTAAAAATGAAAAATCAGCATTAGAACAAGCTACGTTAATTGTAAAAAATTTAATGCGTGATACGCCTAATGCAGATGATCAAATTTTAGGACCCTTCCCACCAACAATTGCTAAATTAAAAGATTTCTATCGGTTTAACATTTTTATAAAAACAACGCATGAAGAAGTACTAAAAAAAATTTTAATAAAGTATGATATTCATATACAGGACAATATTATTATAGATGTAAATCCAGTAAACGTTATGTAG
- a CDS encoding Stp1/IreP family PP2C-type Ser/Thr phosphatase, with amino-acid sequence MLAVAKSDIGLIRQINEDSFECINPNLYIVADGMGGHLAGEVASKMAVNHIKNFIQKNMDTYINPEVLLNDAILDANKIIYEKSKEHKEYVGMGTTVSIVYCVDDHFFWGHVGDSRIYLLRENQLSQLTKDHSLVWGLFESGSITKAEAQIHPQRNILTRAVGVNTDLTVDTGVYDLRKDDRLLLCTDGLTNMVSEETIKNAISLEHRDLTKNVNFLLKAAINAGGSDNITLILSEE; translated from the coding sequence GTGCTGGCAGTCGCAAAATCAGACATTGGTTTAATTCGGCAAATTAATGAAGATAGTTTTGAATGTATAAATCCCAATTTGTATATTGTTGCTGATGGAATGGGAGGTCACTTAGCTGGTGAAGTTGCTAGCAAAATGGCTGTAAATCATATCAAAAATTTTATTCAAAAGAATATGGATACTTATATAAATCCAGAGGTATTACTTAATGATGCTATCTTAGATGCTAACAAAATTATTTATGAAAAATCTAAAGAACATAAAGAATATGTAGGTATGGGGACTACTGTTAGTATTGTATATTGTGTAGATGATCATTTTTTCTGGGGACATGTTGGAGATAGTCGAATCTATTTATTACGCGAAAATCAATTATCTCAATTAACGAAGGATCACTCACTTGTATGGGGTTTATTTGAAAGCGGATCCATAACAAAAGCAGAAGCACAAATACATCCGCAGCGTAATATACTTACGAGAGCGGTTGGAGTCAATACAGATTTGACTGTAGATACAGGCGTTTATGATTTACGCAAAGATGATCGACTATTATTATGTACAGATGGATTAACTAATATGGTAAGTGAAGAAACTATCAAAAATGCCATTTCTTTAGAACATCGTGATTTAACAAAAAATGTGAATTTTTTGTTAAAAGCTGCTATTAATGCCGGAGGTTCAGATAATATTACACTCATATTATCTGAAGAATAA
- a CDS encoding DUF116 domain-containing protein, with amino-acid sequence MIHTIHRTQKRLFIALILMSLLLTSISIYAMWKISFIGLLSISKYLPAIIGGILLILLGFVFFGIVGIILAVLGLPTFKIFQKQAWTAINLLFPLAVSIGRLIHVKKEKVERSFIEVSNQIIRHQKIKVPADRLLLLTPHCLQQEKCPHKITRNVYNCKKCGACKIGHLVELSEKLGFHFIVSTGGTLSRQMIKSIKPKAVLAIACERDLTSGIQDTYPLPVVGVLNERPCGPCNNTTVDLKKVEEAITELIEK; translated from the coding sequence ATGATTCATACAATTCATCGAACGCAAAAAAGATTATTTATTGCATTGATCTTAATGAGTTTACTGCTTACAAGTATATCTATTTACGCAATGTGGAAAATTAGTTTTATTGGCTTGCTTAGTATTAGCAAATACTTGCCTGCTATAATTGGTGGGATTTTGCTCATCCTTCTTGGATTTGTTTTTTTCGGAATTGTAGGGATTATTCTTGCGGTACTAGGATTACCTACATTTAAAATTTTTCAAAAACAAGCCTGGACCGCGATTAACTTATTGTTTCCTCTTGCAGTTAGTATTGGAAGATTAATTCATGTGAAAAAAGAAAAAGTGGAACGATCTTTTATTGAAGTTAGTAATCAAATTATCCGTCATCAAAAAATCAAAGTACCTGCGGATAGGTTACTGCTGCTCACGCCACACTGTTTACAACAAGAAAAATGTCCACATAAAATAACACGCAATGTTTATAATTGCAAAAAATGCGGTGCGTGTAAGATCGGGCATCTTGTTGAGCTATCAGAAAAATTAGGATTTCATTTTATTGTTTCAACCGGGGGGACTTTATCTCGTCAAATGATAAAATCAATTAAACCCAAGGCAGTATTAGCGATAGCGTGCGAACGTGATTTAACAAGTGGGATACAAGATACTTATCCTTTACCTGTTGTTGGCGTTTTAAATGAAAGACCTTGTGGACCTTGCAATAACACGACAGTCGATTTAAAAAAAGTGGAAGAAGCAATAACGGAACTTATTGAGAAATAG
- a CDS encoding FhaA domain-containing protein: MTSFVSKHIMGMYVLRGEANMFVRNIENFLEKYIEGFFNQKFSSNLQMIEIFKRLEKEIYFKKYVKNDETYIPDVYMIYLSESDYQILYSEEMCDDLVAFIIKMALENSYKVSKTVIVKCHFDKKLKKGCFYIEPEYSNHFIEEKQSDNSMHTIVFQRQDLQVSKNLNLESNYASLTVIDGMDEDKIKLDLGNRRINIGRRKNNEVTLTDINTSRLHAYILPEEPKQHIIHDANSLNGLFVNGQQIDQCILRHGDKIKLGNTVILYEVK, translated from the coding sequence TTGACTAGTTTTGTTTCAAAGCATATAATGGGAATGTATGTATTGCGAGGTGAAGCCAATATGTTTGTCCGTAACATAGAAAACTTTCTAGAGAAATATATAGAAGGATTTTTCAATCAAAAGTTTTCTAGCAATTTACAAATGATCGAAATCTTTAAACGTTTAGAAAAAGAAATATATTTTAAAAAATATGTTAAAAATGACGAAACATATATTCCGGATGTCTACATGATATATTTATCTGAATCTGATTATCAAATATTATATTCTGAGGAAATGTGTGATGATTTGGTTGCATTCATTATCAAAATGGCACTAGAAAATTCTTATAAAGTATCAAAAACAGTCATTGTTAAATGCCACTTTGATAAAAAATTAAAAAAAGGATGTTTTTATATTGAACCGGAATACAGTAATCATTTCATAGAGGAAAAACAATCTGATAATTCTATGCATACGATTGTTTTTCAACGACAAGATTTACAAGTATCGAAAAATTTAAATTTGGAGTCCAACTATGCCAGTTTAACTGTAATAGATGGTATGGATGAAGATAAGATCAAACTTGATCTTGGCAATAGACGTATAAACATAGGACGTCGTAAAAATAACGAGGTAACACTTACCGATATAAACACCTCTAGATTACATGCATATATTCTACCTGAAGAACCTAAACAGCACATCATTCATGATGCCAATAGTTTAAATGGTCTATTTGTAAATGGTCAACAAATTGATCAATGTATTTTGCGTCATGGTGATAAAATTAAACTTGGAAATACAGTTATACTATATGAGGTGAAATGA
- the rlmN gene encoding 23S rRNA (adenine(2503)-C(2))-methyltransferase RlmN: MKINIFGLFLSDLIELLKDLHIESYRAKQIVEWMYKKNVTNFFEMKNLPISLREKLDENFTITTAHLKDELISNDGKTIKFLLEYEDHILVETVLMKHSYGNSVCVSTQAGCNMGCIFCASTLNGMIRNLTASEIFAQVSYIQNLLMKNNQKVNTIVIMGSGEPLSNYDNVIRFMRLCHETYSLNLSYRNITISTSGIVPMIEKLIEEKLPITLSISLHASNNKLRSQIMPINEKYDLTSVINAGKKFAAQTGRRVTYEYILIDQLNDTKENAVELANLVKGQLANINLIPINPVLERGLNRPSYNKVKSFEQILLSKHINVTIRREMGNDIQAACGQLRNRHTK; encoded by the coding sequence TTGAAAATAAATATTTTCGGTTTATTTCTTTCCGATCTTATTGAACTATTAAAAGATTTGCATATAGAAAGTTATCGAGCAAAACAGATCGTTGAATGGATGTATAAAAAAAATGTTACGAATTTTTTTGAAATGAAAAATCTTCCTATATCATTAAGAGAAAAACTTGACGAAAATTTCACCATTACAACCGCGCATCTGAAAGATGAGCTAATCTCAAATGATGGAAAAACAATTAAGTTTTTACTGGAATATGAAGATCATATCTTAGTTGAAACAGTTTTAATGAAACACTCTTATGGAAACAGCGTTTGTGTATCAACACAAGCCGGATGTAATATGGGCTGTATTTTTTGTGCTTCAACGTTAAACGGAATGATTCGAAATTTAACCGCAAGTGAGATTTTCGCTCAAGTTTCTTATATCCAGAATTTATTAATGAAAAATAATCAAAAAGTAAATACTATTGTAATAATGGGATCCGGAGAACCACTGTCCAATTATGACAATGTAATTCGGTTTATGCGTTTGTGTCATGAAACTTATAGTTTGAATTTAAGCTATAGAAATATTACAATTTCAACATCTGGGATTGTTCCGATGATAGAAAAATTGATAGAAGAAAAGTTGCCAATTACTTTGTCGATCTCTTTGCACGCATCAAATAATAAACTTCGATCTCAAATCATGCCGATTAATGAAAAATACGATCTTACCTCTGTTATAAATGCGGGTAAAAAATTCGCAGCACAAACGGGACGACGAGTAACTTATGAATATATTTTAATCGATCAACTAAATGATACAAAAGAAAATGCAGTTGAACTAGCTAATTTGGTAAAAGGGCAATTGGCGAATATAAATCTAATTCCTATTAATCCGGTTTTAGAACGTGGATTGAATAGACCTTCATACAATAAAGTAAAAAGTTTCGAGCAAATTTTACTGAGTAAACATATCAATGTAACAATTCGGAGAGAGATGGGAAATGATATACAAGCTGCCTGTGGACAGTTAAGGAATAGACATACAAAATAA